A part of Planococcus sp. MB-3u-03 genomic DNA contains:
- a CDS encoding CPBP family intramembrane glutamic endopeptidase — protein sequence MFAEMKSRYLILFTILGVIATLIIFMLIGADPVTTEIAVQIAFYIVVPYFFFHYYWSKNPDWSFREVLTTKGVKPWLPGITGMVIVSIAFSLTMFWLQLAILYPAFPWLAELLLTPVEMPGGVGYEYFMLLTLVILAPIVEEFVFRGVFLTRIAAKTSMWGGILISSLMFGVLHLDFVGSFLFGIIASLLYLRTGNLLLPIFFHMLNNALAALSIYVPIDKFFAIDWFIVNTAADIEAKAFANIIVLIISTLLTAWIIYRLAKGLKDKTDTHEIAEPLTESETP from the coding sequence ATGTTCGCTGAAATGAAATCGCGCTATTTAATTCTCTTTACCATCCTCGGCGTCATCGCGACGTTGATCATTTTCATGTTGATCGGCGCGGATCCCGTTACGACCGAAATCGCGGTGCAGATTGCCTTTTATATTGTTGTCCCGTACTTTTTCTTTCATTATTATTGGAGCAAAAACCCCGATTGGTCATTCCGAGAAGTTTTAACCACGAAAGGCGTTAAACCATGGCTTCCCGGCATTACGGGCATGGTCATTGTGTCGATCGCGTTCTCACTCACCATGTTCTGGCTGCAGCTCGCGATTCTTTATCCAGCATTTCCGTGGCTTGCGGAATTATTGCTGACGCCGGTTGAGATGCCGGGCGGGGTCGGGTATGAGTATTTCATGCTGCTGACGCTCGTGATCTTGGCGCCGATCGTTGAGGAATTTGTCTTCCGCGGCGTATTCTTGACCCGGATTGCGGCGAAAACTTCGATGTGGGGTGGCATTTTGATTTCGAGTTTGATGTTCGGCGTGCTGCATCTTGATTTTGTCGGTTCGTTCTTGTTCGGCATCATTGCTTCGCTCCTGTATTTGCGCACCGGCAATTTATTGCTGCCGATTTTCTTCCACATGCTCAATAATGCGTTGGCGGCTTTATCGATCTATGTGCCGATCGACAAGTTTTTCGCGATCGACTGGTTTATCGTGAACACAGCTGCGGATATCGAAGCGAAAGCGTTCGCCAATATCATCGTCTTGATCATCAGCACACTGCTTACCGCATGGATCATCTACCGCCTCGCAAAGGGCTTGAAGGATAAAACCGATACACACGAAATCGCTGAACCCTTGACCGAAAGCGAAACGCCGTAA